TCGGCCCGGGTCAGGTCGCTGGAGCGCTGCACCGCGGCGTAGTAGGTGGCGATGGTCGCCGCCAGGCCGGAGGTGGACATGTTCGGGTTGTCCTTGCCGAAGGTGAACCGGCCCCACTCCGGCTTGCCGAAGCTCGCCCACCCGTCCCGTCCGGAGAGGCCCAGGATCTCTCCCCAGCCCAGCGGTCCACGCCGGCGCAGCAGCTCGGCCCGGGGTTGCGGCATCGCGATCACCAGCGGACTGTTGGCGATCGACGGGTAGCGGTCCGGGGTCTGTGGCGCCCGGCCGGCGGCCTGGTCGAGCAGGCGGAGCTGACCGGTCCACAGGCTCGACGTCGGCAACCAGACCTGCGGCTGCGGCAACCCGGTGCGGCTCCAGCCGGTGGCCAGCGCCTCGGTGGCCTTGCCCGAGGTCAACGCGCTGACGTGCACCCGGGCGCAGCTGCCCGCGACGGAGCGGCCGCTGCGGTCGTACCGCTCGGCCAGCTCGACCAGCAGGGCGGCCTTCTCCGTCGAGGAGTTGACCTCGAGGTCGATGGTGCACCCCGCACGGGTCCGGCCGGCGTCCGCGTCGCGCTGCCGGACGAACCCGAACGCCCCGGCGATGACCAGCAGCCCGGCGGAGACGGCAGCGGTGTACGGCAACCACTGCCGGGTACGCGGCGAGCGTCGGGTCATCGGGGCGTCCTCCTCGGCGGTCGACTGACGGCAGTCAACCTATCGGTCGGGCGCCACTCGGCGACGCCGGGCGCACCGCGCGCTCAGGCGCGTTCGGACGGCCCGCCGACGGCGGTGGCGACCAGCAGCCGGACCAGGTAGACGACCACGAAGGTGACGGCGCCGGTGGCGGCGGCCGGTCCCGCCGCGCTGGAGGCCACGTAGCCGGCGGCGGCCCCGACGGAGCCGAGGAAGAGCGCGACCGAGATGCCCCCGGCGTCGAGGGTCTCGTCGCGCAGGCGCCGCGCCCAGCCGTCCGGCTCACCGGTCGGCTCCGCAGGCGGCCCCTGCGTCGCCGGCGCCAGGCGATACCTGGGCCGGCAGCGCAGCGGTCCGGCTCGGTGCGGCGAGGGTCAGCGCCGGTGCGGCAGGCCGGGGCAGCGGGTGGTTCGGTGTGGGCGCGCCGGCGGTCTCGTCACCGACCGCGAGCACGGTGTCGGGGCGCAGCGGGCCGGTGACCCGGTCGTCCTGCCGGAGCAGCCGTACCAGCACCTGCTCGGCCTCCGGCCGGTCCGCCGGCTCCTTGGCCAGGCACTGCCGGATCAGGGCGTCCAGACCCGGGGGAAGCGCGGGCAGGTCGGGCGGTTCGTGGAGCACCCGGTGCATCACCGCGAAGAGCGAGTCGTTGCCGAACGGCGGCCGGCCGCCGGCGGCGAAGGCGATCGTGGCGGCCCACGCGAACACGTCGCAGGGTGGACCGACGCCGTCGTTGCGGAACCGCTCGGGCGCCATGTACGCGGTGGTCCCCATGACCTGGCTGGACGCGGTCTCGGTGATGCCCAGGGCGCGAGCGATGCCGAAGTCGATCACCCGCGGCCCGTCCTGGCCCAGCACCACGTTGTCCGGCTTCAGGTCGCAGTGCACCACGTCGGAGCGGTGGATCGCGGCGAGCGCGGTGGCGGTGCCGACCGCGAGCCGGTGCAGCGCGTTGCCGACGACCGGGCCGTGCTCGCGGACGTGCCGGTGCAGGGTGGGCCCCGGGATGAACTCGCTGACCACGTAGGGCCGCTCCCCGTCCACCTCGGCGAAGAGCACCTGGGCGGTGCAGAACGGCGCGACCCGGCGGGCCGCGGCGATCTCCTTCATGAACTGCGAGCGCGCCCGGGGATCGCTCAGGTCGATGTTGATCATCTTGACGGCGACCCGGTCGCCCGTGTCGTCCTCGCCGAGATAGACGACCCCCTGCCCACCCGCACCCAGCCGGCCGAGCAGCCGGTACGGGCCGGCCGTCACCGGATCGTGCGTCCACAGTGGTGCCAAACCTGGCACAGGCACGCCGGCCTGTCCTGACATGCCGACTCCATCAGGTCGTGTCCCGGCCACCCGGCGGGCCGGACACCGGCCATCGTGTCATGCTCCCGCCGCCGCATCGAGGACCAGGCGAGCACTCCCCGACGCAGCCGGTCGGCGGATCCGCACCCCGGCGTCCGGCCGGCGGACCGCACCCGGCGGGACGGCGACCCGCCCCGCCGGGTGGGGCTCCAGCGGCCCGGTGGCCCGGCAGATCTCCACCGGCAGAGCCGGCACGCCGTCGACCGGGGCCGGGTCGTCCGGCGTGGCGGCGATCCCGCCGGCCGCGATCCGGTCCAGGGTGGCCAGCCCGGCCTCGTCGATCGTGCCGAACACGGTGTAGTTGGGGCGCAGTGCCGAGTCCGACTGGACCAGGAAGAACTGGCTGCCGTTGGTGTCCGGGCCGGCGTTCGCCATCGCCAGGGTGCCGCGGGCGTAGAGCCGGCGCACCCCGGTCGGGTCGGTGGGCGCGGGCGGCAGGTCGGTGGGGAGTTCGTCGGCGTACCGGTAGCCCGGACCGCCCTCGCCGGTTCCGGACGGGTCGCCGCACTGCAGCACCTTCAACGTGGGGTACGCGGTGAGCCGGTGGCACGGCGTCCGGTCGTAGAACCTGTGCCGGGCCAGGTGCAGGAAGCTCTGCACCGTGCACGGGGCCTGTTCCCGGTCGAGGGTCAGCCCGATCGGGCCCTGGCTCGTCCGCAGCGTGACCCGGACGGTGCCGTGGTCGGGCGTCCGCCGGGAGTCCGGCGGCAGCGGCACCGGCCGGGCCGCGGGCTCGTCCGGCGTCGGCGTGTACGCGCACGGCCCCGGGTGGGCTCCGGCGCGGCAGCCGGCGCGGCGGTCGCGGCAGCCACCGACGGCGACCAGCGCGGCGGAGACCACCGCCACGCCCGCGAGGCGGTACGCCAGCGGCGCGACGGCGTGCGGTCGGGTTTCGCTCGACACGTGGGTCCTCCCTGGACTTGTGGTACCAGAAAGACCGGAGTCTATGGACCCGGTGCCGCGATGTCGATGACCGTCACCGGGCGGACCGGCGGGGCGTACCGCCGCCGGAGCCGTCAGGCGGGTCTGCGGGCGGCGAGACGCTCGATCACCCCCCGGGCGAAGCGCTCCTGCCGCTCGACGCGCAACCCCACCGCCTCCACCTGGTGCAGGGGACGCCGGCGGAAATGCTCCCCCGCCGTCGGCACGCTGACCAGCTCGATGAGGCGCTGGAGCGCGCGTACCGGGCGGGTGGCGCCGACGACGTGGTCGACCAGGAGCAGCAGGCCGCCGGGGCGCAGCACCCGGGCCATCTCTGCGACGGCCCGTCGCTCGTCCGGGATCGCGCAGAGCGAGAGGGTGCACACGACGGTGTCGAAGGTGCCGTCGGGGAAGTCCAGCCGGTGTGCAGTGCCCAGCCGCAGGTCGACCTCCCGGCCCAGGTCGGCGGCCCGCCGCCGGGCGATCGCCAGCATGTTCGGGCTCAGCTCCACGCCGGTGAGCCGGACGTCGCGGGGATAGTGGGGCAGGTTCCGTCCGGTGCCGATGGCGACCTCCAGGGTGTCGCCGTGCGCTTGCTCGCCCACCCACTGCCGGCTGTCCCGGAGGAACCGCCGCTCGAGGACGCTCATCTGCCGGTCGTAGCCGGCGGCGTGCCGGTCCCACACCCGGCGCTGCTTCTCGTCGGCGCTCATGACAGCGAAGATATGCCAGCCGCACCACCGCTGACCGGCCGATCCGTGGGCGTCGGGCGGCCGGGGCGGCGCGCGGCGGGGTCGCGAACCGTCCCGGTCGTACTAGAGTGACCCGATGGCAGCGAAGATCGTGGATGTTCTCCGGGCCGAGCTCGGCGACGCCGCCGTGCTGACCGACCCGGCGGGCACCCGGCCGTACGCCCGGGACATGATGCCCCTGGCCCCCTCGGGCACACCGGTGGCGGTCGTGTTCCCGCGCACCGTCGCCCAGGTGCAGACCTGTGTCCGGCGGTGCGCCGAGGCGGGGGTGCCGATCGTGCCCCGGGGGGCGGGCAGCGGGCTGACCGGCGCCGCGAACGCCGTCGACGGGTGCGTCGTGCTGGTCACCACGAAACTCGACGAGATCGTCGAGGTCGACCCGGACAACCGGCTGGCCGTGGTGCAGGCGGGCGTGGTCAACAAGGACCTGCGGACCGCCGCCGCCGCGCACGGGCTGTTCTATCCCCCCGACCCGTCGAGCTTCGAGTGGTGCACGATCGGCGGCAACCTGGCCACCAACGCGGGCGGGCTGTGCTGCGTGAAGTACGGGGTGACCGCCGACCACGTGCTCGGCGTGCAGGTCGTGCTCGCCGACGGTGAGCTGCTGCGCACCGGCCGCCGCACCGTGAAGGGGGTGGCCGGCTACGACCTCACCCGGCTCTTCGTCGGCAGCGAGGGCACCCTCGGCATCATCACCGAGGCGACGGTGACGCTGCGCCCGCTGCCGCAGGCGCCCGGCACGCTGGTCGCCGCCTTCGACTCCACCCAGGCGGCCGGCGAGGCGGTCATCGGCGTGGTCAAGGCCGGCGTGGTCCCGTCCCTGATGGAGATCATGGACGCCATCTCGATCCGGGCCGTGGAGGCGTACCTGCGGTGCGCGGTCGGCACCCCCGGCTGCCAGGCGTTGCTGCTCTGCCAGTCCGACTCCGGCGGCGCCCCCGCCGAGCGGGAACTGGCGGCCATCGCACGGATCTGCGCGGACGCCGGTGCCACGGCCACCCAGACGACCGTCGACCCGGCCGAGGGCAACCTGCTCCTGCAGGCCCGCCGGGTGTCGCTGACGGCCCTCGAACAGCAGGGGCACTGTCTCACCGAGGACGTGGCCGTGCCGCGTACCCGGATCGCCGACCTGATCAGCGGCTGCGCCCGGATCGGCGCGGAGGTCGCGCTGCCGGTGGCGGTCGTCGGACACGCCGCCGACGGCAACATGCACCCCACCATCCTGTTCGACCCGTCGGTGCCCGGCGAGTCCGACCGGGCCCGACACGCGTTCGACCGGATCCTGGAACTCGGCCTGGCGCTCGGCGGCACCATCACCGGAGAGCACGGCGTGGGGCGGATCAAGCGCGAATGGCTGGCGCGCGAGGTCGGCCCGGTCGGCGTACGGGTGCACCACCGGGTCAAGCAGGCCTTCGACCCGGACGGGCTGTTCAACCCCGGTGCGATGCTGCTGCCGAGGCCGTCGGCGGACTAGGGTGCGAAGCCCTCGGTGGCCCGCAGGAAGGCGTCGTTCTCCGCCGGCGCGCCGATGGTGACCCGGGCGCCGTCGCCCGGGAACACCCGCAGGAGCACGTTGCGCGCCGCGCAGTGCTCGCCGAACGCCACCGCCCGGGCCCCCAACGGCAGCCACAGGAAGTTCGCCTGGGACGGCACGGGTGAGTGGCCCCGGCGCAGCAGGGCCGCCGCAACCCGGTCCCGCTCCCCCACCGTCGCCCGGCACCGGCGGCGCAGCTCGTCCTCGACGTCCAACGCCGCCAGCGCCGCCGCCTCGGCCAGCCGACTGACCGCGAAGGGTACGCCGACCGCGCGGACCGCCGCCGCCACCTCGGGCGCCGCCACGCAGTAGCCGATCCGCACCCCGGCCAGCCGGTACGCCTTGGAGAACGTCCGCAGCACCGCCACGTTGTCCCGGGTCGCCGCGAGGTCCAGCCCGTCCGGCACGTCCGGGTCGGTGACGAATTCCCGGTACGCCTCGTCGAGGACGACCAGGACGTCGCCCGGCACCTCGGCCAGGAACTCCCGCAGCGCGGCCCGGGTGACGGTGGTGCCGGTCGGGTTGTTCGGGTTGCAGACGAAGACGGCGCGGGTCGCCGGGGTGATCGCCCGGAGCATGGCGGGCAGGTCGTGGCGCTGCCCGCCGTCCAGCGGGACCGCGACCGGCACGGCCCCGACGATCCGGGCCATCACCGGGTACGCCTCGAACGACCGCCACGGGTGGACCACCTCGGCACCCGGACCGCAGACCACCTGGAGCAGCTGCTGGCACAGGCTCACCGAGCCGCACCCGACCGCGACGCGCGCCGGGTCCACGTCCAGCCCCCGGGACAGCCGTCCGACCAGCTCCCCGGAGGTCCAGTCCGGGTACCGGTGCAGCGTGGCGGCTGCCCTGGTCACCGCGGCGACGACCGGGTCGGGTGGCGCGGCCGGGGACTCGTTGCTGTTGAGCAGGACCGCGCCGGGCGGCTGCCGCGGGATGACGTACGGCGGCAGCGCGGCCAGCTCGGCGCGGACGGCGACGCTCACCGCGACCCCACCGGTCGGGCCGGGTCGGCGAGCCGGTACACCCGGTCGGAGAGCGCGACGACCCGCCGGTGGTCGGCGAGCACCTCGGCCAGGCTGTCGCCGGCGAAGTGGACGCGCAGGGTGCTGGTGATCAGGTCGACGGTGGGCCGGATCGGGTCCCCCGGACCGAGCCGGGGGGTGACCAGGCGGACCGTCGGCAGCGCCGCGATCGTCGCCACGACGTCCTCGTCGACGGCCTCCACCCGGCCGGACACGCTGGTCGCGGCATTGTGCACCAGGGCCGCGCGAAGCGGGCGGTAGACGGTGCCGCCGTACCGCCGGACGAAGTCGTCGGGCCGGGCGTAGGCGAGCGCGGTGAGGTCGGCCTGGTTGGCGCCGAGGCACAGGTCGTGGAAGCCCGGGTCCATGTTGCCGTTGAGCCGGGCGCCGATCTCCACCAGGGCGGGCCCCTGCGCGGTCAGCATCACCTCGGCGTGCGCGGCACCGTGCCGGATGTCCAGCGCGGCGAGCACCCGGTCCACGTACGCGATCAACTCCGGCACCGGCGCCTCGTCCGGGTCCACCAGGATGTCCTTGTCGTAGAGCCGCCGGCCGCCGCGCAGCGGCTTGTCGTAGCGCCAGACCCCGCAGACGTGTCGGGCCCCGTCCCGCAGCACCACGTCCACGACGTACTCGGTGCCGTCGAGATAGGACTGCATCAGCACCTCGGTGTTGGGCTCCGCGAAGAGGTCGGTGGTGCCGAGGATCCGGTCGGCGGCGGCCCGGACCTCCGCGGCGGTCCGGCAGACGGTGACGCCGTCGCTCGACGCCGACCGCAGCGGTTTCACCACGTACGGGAAGCAGCCGTCGGCGGTGGCCGACGCGGCGAGCGCGGGGCCGTCGGTGGCCTTCCACTGCCGGGCGCAGTGCAGGCCGGCCGCCCGCACGGTCTCGATCATCCGGAACTTGTCGCGGCGGGCGGCGGAGTGCCGGGTGCCGTTGCCGGGCAGCCGGAGCCGCTCGGCGAGCTCGTCGGCGAGCGGCACGCCGGTCTCCTGCCCGGCCACCACCCCGGCGACGCCGCGCTCGGCGAGCCGCGCGACGGTGCGCCGGGTCCCGTCGTGCACCAGGGTCCCGACGTACGGGCGCAGGTCGGGAACGGGCACGCAGGCCAGCCACGCCGGGGTGCTGCGGACGTGCAGGACGGCCGCGCCGGCCCGGTCGAACGCCGGGGGCAGGAACCGTCCCGCGGAATATCCGTCCACGACGGCGAAGAGCCCGGTGCCGGGCGACGGAACGCTCACGAGGCGGGTCCGCCGGAGCGGGCGGCACCGGCGGCAGGGACACGCCGGGGTCCGTCGGCGCCGACGGCGATGCTGACCCGGTGCACGGTGCGCGGCACCCCCGGCGCCACCTCGGTGGCGACGTGGTAGGTCGTCGCGGTCCGCCAGATCAGCAGGTCGGCGGGGGTCCACCGGTGGACGTACACGTGCTCGGGGTCCTGCACGAGCGCGTCGACGAGGTCGAAGAAGGCGGCGTTCTGGTTGGCGTCCAACCCGACGACGCAGTCCATGTACTCGCGGGAGGCGTACAGGTAGCGGCGACCGGTGTCCGGATCGACCTGCACCACCGGGTGTTCCACCGCCGGGTACTGCGCCGCGACGAGGGCCTTCATCTCGGCGATGGAGAGCCCGACGTGCTCCGGACCGATGCGCTGCTGCCGGGTGAGGGTGTGCCGGCCGATCCGGCCCTCGAGCAGGTCCTTCCACTCGTCGGGCAGCCGGTCGTAGACGTCGAAGGCGCTGGCGAAGTGGGTGTGCCCGCTGGTCGCGGGGACCCGCACGCCGTGCAGCATGGTGTACGGGGCGGGCTGCTGGGTGAACGACGAGTCCTGGTGCCAGAAGTTGCCGACCCGGGGGATGCCGACCGGCCGGTTCCGTCGGGTCTCGTTGGAGGAGACGAGGATCTGCGGGAAGTCCGGGTGCCGGAACTCGGCCAGCACGAAGGGCACCGGCTCGCCGAGCCGCGAGGCCAGCGCGAGCTGCTGCTCCGGGGTGAGGTCGAGGCCCCGGACGACGACCAGGTCGTGCCGGTGCAGGGCGACGACGAGTTCGTCGAACACGGCGTCGTCCCGGAGGTCCGGAAATGCCACGTCGGTGAATTCGACACCGATGAACGGCGTCAACTGTCTCATCTGCATTGCTGGCTCCGATGGTCGACGGGCGGCTTCACGGGCCCGATGTGACGCGGCAGCGCGACTGCGGTTCGACGACAACGGACATTGTCTGCGACGAATGCGGAACTGCTGTCCGGCGGTGGCCCGTCATGCCGGCCGGTGGTCCGACGAAGGAAGCTTTGCCCACACCCGGTGGACCTGTCAACGGCGCGTCCGATCCACGTCGGAGCGACCTCGGGTGGTACCGCGAACGAGGCCGGGGCCGCCGGCCCGGTCAGCGCAGCGGCAGGTTCATGGCCCGGATGTCGGCGACGATGTCGGCGACCACGGGCCGGTCGATCGGCCTGCGCCAGGCCAGCGCCGCGGTGCAGTACAGGTCCCCCGTCAACGGCACGATCACCACGCCCATGCGCGCGTAGTGCTGCTCGGTGCTGACCGAGAACAACGCGACGCCCGCGCCGGCGGCCACCAGTTCCAGGGTCTCCTCCACCGAGCCGGAGTCCACCGTGCCGAGCGGGACCACCCCGATGGCGCGGGGATGCCGGAAGGCGCTCCACGCCGGGTCGGGCGAGCGCGGGACCACCCAGTGCCGGTCGCCGAGTTCGTCCGGGCGCACCTCGTCCCGCCCGGCGAGCGGGTCGGCCACCGGCAGGGCCACCGCACGCCGGTCCGTGGTCACCACCACCTGGTCCACGTCGTCGCTGGTCAGCGGGGGCCAGACGATGGCGAGGTCGCTCCGGCCCGAAGCGAGCCCGCAGCTGGGGTCGTCGAAGTCGAACCGGCGCAGCTGCACCGGGCGGCCCAGGCGCTGCTGCGCCATCCGGACGATCTGCCCGGTCACCGACGAGGCGGCCTCGCCCATGAAGCCGAGGTGGAGCACGTCGGGTTCCGCGGGCGTCAGCGCCTCCGCCAGGTCGTCGGCGGCGCGTACGAGCCGTTCGGCCAGGCCCAGCACCCGCTGCCCCTGCTCGGTCAGGGAGACGCCGCCCAGTTCGCGGGCGAAGAGTTTCGTCCCGGCGTGCGTCTCCAGCCGGGCGACGGCTCCGCTCACGGTCGGCTGGCTCACGTCCAGCAGCCGCGCCGCCTCCCCGAAGGAACCCGCCCGCGCGACCGCCACGAAGGCGCGTACGGACTGCAACGTCATGACCACGGTGCGACGATAGCCGAAGGTTGACCCCATAGCGAGTTGCTATGAGCAGCCGACGTGCGGGCTGTGGAATATTCACGGCGGCGGTCTCACTTCGAACCGTGCACAAGGTAAGCCTGTCCGGCCGCGTTTCGGAACGCCGCCGGCAGCAAGTTGAGGGGATTCCTCGATGACACGTCCCACGGGTGTGCTGGTGGATGCCTACAGCACCGGCAATTACCTTCCTGCGGCATTTCAGCGTCGTGGTGTCGACGTCATTCACCTGCAGAGCACCCCGGAGCTCATGCCCAGCATGCTGCCCCCCGCCCGGGACAGTTACCGCGACTTCCTCGTCTTCGACAACGAGACGACGGCGGTGAAGGAACTGGAGAAGGTCGCGCCGCTGTTCGTGCTCGCGGGCCAGGAGCCGGGCGTGCCGCTCGCCGACCGCCTCAGCGAACTGCTCGGCCTGCGCAGCAACGGATCGGCGCTGTCGACCGCCCGCCGCGACAAGCACGAGATGATCGAGGTGGTCCGGGCCGCCGGGCTGGCCGCCGCCGCCCAGACGCTCACCGACGACGTGGAGACGGCCCTCGCCTGGGCGAACGCCGGCGGTCACTGGCCGTGCGTGGCCAAGCCCCTCTCCTCCGCCTCCACCGACGGCGTCTTCGTCTGCCGCGACGAGGCCGACCTGCGCCGGGCGTTCCCCGCGATCATCGGGTCGAAGGACATCTTCGACATCACCAACCAGCAGGTGCTGGTGCAGAGCTACCTCGAAGGCACCGAATACATCGTCGACACGGTGAGCGCGGACGGCCACGCGTACGTCTGCGGGGTCTGGCGCTACGACAAGCAGCTGCTGCCCAACGGCAAGCCCATCTACAACCGGGACGTGCTGATGGACGCCGACGACCCGGTGTGCGGGCCGCTGATCGCCTACACCAAGCAGGTGCTCGACGCGCTGGGCGTCCGGAACGGGCCGGCGCACTCCGAG
The Micromonospora sp. R77 DNA segment above includes these coding regions:
- a CDS encoding serine/threonine-protein kinase; the protein is MTAGPYRLLGRLGAGGQGVVYLGEDDTGDRVAVKMINIDLSDPRARSQFMKEIAAARRVAPFCTAQVLFAEVDGERPYVVSEFIPGPTLHRHVREHGPVVGNALHRLAVGTATALAAIHRSDVVHCDLKPDNVVLGQDGPRVIDFGIARALGITETASSQVMGTTAYMAPERFRNDGVGPPCDVFAWAATIAFAAGGRPPFGNDSLFAVMHRVLHEPPDLPALPPGLDALIRQCLAKEPADRPEAEQVLVRLLRQDDRVTGPLRPDTVLAVGDETAGAPTPNHPLPRPAAPALTLAAPSRTAALPAQVSPGAGDAGAACGADR
- a CDS encoding peptidylprolyl isomerase, which gives rise to MSSETRPHAVAPLAYRLAGVAVVSAALVAVGGCRDRRAGCRAGAHPGPCAYTPTPDEPAARPVPLPPDSRRTPDHGTVRVTLRTSQGPIGLTLDREQAPCTVQSFLHLARHRFYDRTPCHRLTAYPTLKVLQCGDPSGTGEGGPGYRYADELPTDLPPAPTDPTGVRRLYARGTLAMANAGPDTNGSQFFLVQSDSALRPNYTVFGTIDEAGLATLDRIAAGGIAATPDDPAPVDGVPALPVEICRATGPLEPHPAGRVAVPPGAVRRPDAGVRIRRPAASGSARLVLDAAAGA
- a CDS encoding class I SAM-dependent methyltransferase; amino-acid sequence: MSADEKQRRVWDRHAAGYDRQMSVLERRFLRDSRQWVGEQAHGDTLEVAIGTGRNLPHYPRDVRLTGVELSPNMLAIARRRAADLGREVDLRLGTAHRLDFPDGTFDTVVCTLSLCAIPDERRAVAEMARVLRPGGLLLLVDHVVGATRPVRALQRLIELVSVPTAGEHFRRRPLHQVEAVGLRVERQERFARGVIERLAARRPA
- a CDS encoding FAD-binding oxidoreductase translates to MAAKIVDVLRAELGDAAVLTDPAGTRPYARDMMPLAPSGTPVAVVFPRTVAQVQTCVRRCAEAGVPIVPRGAGSGLTGAANAVDGCVVLVTTKLDEIVEVDPDNRLAVVQAGVVNKDLRTAAAAHGLFYPPDPSSFEWCTIGGNLATNAGGLCCVKYGVTADHVLGVQVVLADGELLRTGRRTVKGVAGYDLTRLFVGSEGTLGIITEATVTLRPLPQAPGTLVAAFDSTQAAGEAVIGVVKAGVVPSLMEIMDAISIRAVEAYLRCAVGTPGCQALLLCQSDSGGAPAERELAAIARICADAGATATQTTVDPAEGNLLLQARRVSLTALEQQGHCLTEDVAVPRTRIADLISGCARIGAEVALPVAVVGHAADGNMHPTILFDPSVPGESDRARHAFDRILELGLALGGTITGEHGVGRIKREWLAREVGPVGVRVHHRVKQAFDPDGLFNPGAMLLPRPSAD
- a CDS encoding histidinol-phosphate transaminase, giving the protein MSVAVRAELAALPPYVIPRQPPGAVLLNSNESPAAPPDPVVAAVTRAAATLHRYPDWTSGELVGRLSRGLDVDPARVAVGCGSVSLCQQLLQVVCGPGAEVVHPWRSFEAYPVMARIVGAVPVAVPLDGGQRHDLPAMLRAITPATRAVFVCNPNNPTGTTVTRAALREFLAEVPGDVLVVLDEAYREFVTDPDVPDGLDLAATRDNVAVLRTFSKAYRLAGVRIGYCVAAPEVAAAVRAVGVPFAVSRLAEAAALAALDVEDELRRRCRATVGERDRVAAALLRRGHSPVPSQANFLWLPLGARAVAFGEHCAARNVLLRVFPGDGARVTIGAPAENDAFLRATEGFAP
- a CDS encoding ATP-grasp domain-containing protein, with product MSVPSPGTGLFAVVDGYSAGRFLPPAFDRAGAAVLHVRSTPAWLACVPVPDLRPYVGTLVHDGTRRTVARLAERGVAGVVAGQETGVPLADELAERLRLPGNGTRHSAARRDKFRMIETVRAAGLHCARQWKATDGPALAASATADGCFPYVVKPLRSASSDGVTVCRTAAEVRAAADRILGTTDLFAEPNTEVLMQSYLDGTEYVVDVVLRDGARHVCGVWRYDKPLRGGRRLYDKDILVDPDEAPVPELIAYVDRVLAALDIRHGAAHAEVMLTAQGPALVEIGARLNGNMDPGFHDLCLGANQADLTALAYARPDDFVRRYGGTVYRPLRAALVHNAATSVSGRVEAVDEDVVATIAALPTVRLVTPRLGPGDPIRPTVDLITSTLRVHFAGDSLAEVLADHRRVVALSDRVYRLADPARPVGSR
- a CDS encoding TauD/TfdA family dioxygenase; this translates as MRQLTPFIGVEFTDVAFPDLRDDAVFDELVVALHRHDLVVVRGLDLTPEQQLALASRLGEPVPFVLAEFRHPDFPQILVSSNETRRNRPVGIPRVGNFWHQDSSFTQQPAPYTMLHGVRVPATSGHTHFASAFDVYDRLPDEWKDLLEGRIGRHTLTRQQRIGPEHVGLSIAEMKALVAAQYPAVEHPVVQVDPDTGRRYLYASREYMDCVVGLDANQNAAFFDLVDALVQDPEHVYVHRWTPADLLIWRTATTYHVATEVAPGVPRTVHRVSIAVGADGPRRVPAAGAARSGGPAS
- a CDS encoding LysR family transcriptional regulator — encoded protein: MTLQSVRAFVAVARAGSFGEAARLLDVSQPTVSGAVARLETHAGTKLFARELGGVSLTEQGQRVLGLAERLVRAADDLAEALTPAEPDVLHLGFMGEAASSVTGQIVRMAQQRLGRPVQLRRFDFDDPSCGLASGRSDLAIVWPPLTSDDVDQVVVTTDRRAVALPVADPLAGRDEVRPDELGDRHWVVPRSPDPAWSAFRHPRAIGVVPLGTVDSGSVEETLELVAAGAGVALFSVSTEQHYARMGVVIVPLTGDLYCTAALAWRRPIDRPVVADIVADIRAMNLPLR
- a CDS encoding ATP-grasp domain-containing protein; translation: MTRPTGVLVDAYSTGNYLPAAFQRRGVDVIHLQSTPELMPSMLPPARDSYRDFLVFDNETTAVKELEKVAPLFVLAGQEPGVPLADRLSELLGLRSNGSALSTARRDKHEMIEVVRAAGLAAAAQTLTDDVETALAWANAGGHWPCVAKPLSSASTDGVFVCRDEADLRRAFPAIIGSKDIFDITNQQVLVQSYLEGTEYIVDTVSADGHAYVCGVWRYDKQLLPNGKPIYNRDVLMDADDPVCGPLIAYTKQVLDALGVRNGPAHSEVIVGPNGPTVVEVGARLNGNMHPGFHDICLGTNQADLIALAYTDTDRFLAEYGDRVYQRRQPALVFNTPTERSGRIVAIDEDAVRRIRELPSVVELTVKRAPGQVIVPTKDLLTSPLRVFMTATDEASLERDYRAVDDIRESVYVLDA